The genomic segment CCTCGTACAGCACACCGCTCGTGACGCACCGCCGGATCACCGAGGCGAAGCCGATGTCGTTGCCGCCGATGCCGAGGGTGACCAGCCGGGTCGCGCCGGACAGGGCGTCGAACTGGGCGGGGTTGGTGCCGTCGTCGGTCGACTGGGGTGCGGACAGGTCGGCGATGGTGGCTCCGGTGCAACTGACGTCGCGGAAGTCGGACGCCTTGATCTTCAACTCCGCGGCGACCAGTGAGGGGTAGTTCCGGCCGGACCGCTCACACCCGGCGGGGCTGCCGCTCTGGTCCGGGATCCTCGGCCCGGCCGTGTAGGAGTCGCCGAGGGCCACGTACGGGCCTGTCGGGGGCGCCGGGGCACGGCCGCCCCCGTCGCCGTCCCGTCCGACACCGATCGCGATGACCAGTACTCCGCAGGCGAGCGCCCCAGCCAGGCCGGCTCGTAGAAGGGTCCTCATCGCTGTGTCCTGTCTTCCGTCTGCTGTGGTCTCGTTCGCTCGGCCGGGGGAGGAGCGGCTGGGGCGGCCGGGCGAGTTCGGGTCGTACGGGGTCGGGCTCGGCGTGCGTGAGGCACCGGGGGTATGAGGGTGTCCCCGGGCCCGGCGCCGTTCGGGGGGAGGTGATCGGCTGCCGGGTCCGGGGACGGCGCCGGGCCCCGTCCCCACGGGTGCGGCGCGTCGGGGCCGTTCCGCTCGAACGGCCCCGGTCCTTGGTCGCCCGCGGCCGGGGAGGCCGAGGGCGAGGGTGGGTCTTCGCTTCGTCCGTCCTCCGGCCTTCTTCCGGAGCGGACCCTGTCGTCTTGCTTGAGTTAGGCAAACACATGTGACTTACTTGAGTCAAGCAATCGAGCGAACGGGATTGCTTGAGTTAGGCAACGAGAAGGGTAGGGTGATGTTCATGTCCCCATCGCCGCCGACGGCCGGTCCCGCCTCCCCGGAAGTGATCGAGATCGAACGGGCTCTGACGCAGATCACCTATCTGAGCACCAGGGCCCGGCAGCACGAGCGGCTGATGGCCCTGGCCGGAGTGCCGCTGGACCGGGCCGCCGTGGCCCTGTTGCGCCAGGTGGCCGACTCCGAGCCGCTGCGCCCGGGGGAGCTGGCGGGTCGCCTCGACGTCGAGGCCTCCCATGTCACCCGCCAGGTCCAGCAGTTGGAGAAGTCCGGCTACGTCACCCGGGTCGCCGACCCCGGTGACCGCCGTGCCCTGCGCATCCGCCTCACGCCCACCGGTCAACAGGCCGTCGACCGCATCCGCGATGCCGGCGCGGTCGGCATGCGCATGGCCCTCGCCGACTGGTCCCCCGACCAGATCCGCCAACTCGCCACGCTCTTCCACCGCATGGCCGAGGTGTTCCTCGCCCACGCCGTCGACGAGGGCCAGGGCCCCGACGCGGGTCCCCCCGGCCTCGCCGACTGCCCCCGAAAGGGGCGCGGAGAACAGTGCGAGCCACCACGACGGACGGAACCCCGCCCCCACGGCGGCACCCCCACGGCGAGCAGGCTCTCAACGCCCCCAAGGCCTTCGGCCACGCACGACACCCGGCCCAAACCGCCGGCGGCAACCCATGCCGAAGGCGCCCCCAAGGAAAGAGCCCGACACGAATGGCCTTAACCATGTACGGCAGTGCCAGTGAGAATCCGTCGCTCCCCCGGGGCGCGGGGCAGCACGTCCTGATCGTGGTCGACGACCCGGACGTCGCCGAACTACTGTCCACGACCCTGGAGTTGGCGGGATACCGCATCCATGCGGCGGAGTCGGGCACGGAGGCGGTGGCACGGCTCACCGAGCAGCGGTTCGACCTGGTGGTGCTCGACCTGGCGCTGCCGGACCTGGAGGGCCTCGGCAGGGAGCGCCGCCCCGTCGCCCACCGCCCGCCGGTGCTGTTCCTGACTCAGTACGACTCCCTCGGCAAGCTTCTCCCCGAAGTCGGGCTGGGGGAGCAGGACTACGTCACCAAGCCCTTCCGCATCGCCGAGGTCCTGGCCCGCGCCCAGGTCCTGCTGCGCGGCCGAAAACCCGTCCGTCGGGACAGCGAACTCTCCTACGACGACCTGGTCCTGGACGATCCCGCCTGTCAGGCCCTGCGTGCGGGGCGGCCGTTGAACCTCACCCCGGCGGAGTACCGGCTGCTGCGCTACCTCCTCGTCAACGCCCACAAGGTGCTGTCGAAGGAGCAGATCGGCCGCTATGTGTGGGGCGACTTCCACGGCGACAACGCCATTGAGCAACTAGTCTCCCGGCTCCGCCGCAAGGTGGACCGCGAGGGCCCGCCACTGATCCACACCCGCCGGGGCTTCGGCTACTGGCTCGGTGGCTCGGGCGGCCAGGAATGAAGCTTTCGTGGACACTCCGAGAAGCAAACGCGCACTGACCACGTCGGAATGCGTGACACTCCGCGACGTCGTCGGCAGGGCGGCGCCAGAACACTCCGGCGCCGCCCTGCTCCGTCCCCGCGGCCCCCGCTCCGGACACTTCTGTGGACGTCAACTCATGCCCGGTGAAAGCTGGTTGCGGTCGAATGCGCGATCCGCACGGCCCGGCGCCCCAACTCGGGATGTGATCCGGCTCACGTCAGCTTCTTGTCAGGTAACTGGCCGGGAGGCGTCAGACCGCTCTGTTTGCATGTGTTCATCGAGGCCTCGAAGCAGTCCCCCGGCGCTCCCCACCGGAGCCCCCACCACCGAGGAGAGACCATGGCCGACACACTGACCGACGCCGCGTCCGACACGAGCGGGCAGCTCCCCGAGTATCCGATGCCCAGGGCGACGGGCTGCCCGCTCGCACCGCCGCCGGCCGCGGCGGAGCTGCGCGGCGACCAGCCGATCACCAAGGTGCGGATCTGGAACGGCAGCACCCCGTGGCTGATCACCCGCCACGCCGACCAGCGGACCCTGCTCACCGACCCGCGCGTCAGCAACGACGACCACGAGCCGGACTTCCCCCACGTCAACGCGCACCGCGCGGCGATCGCCCCGCACACCCCGAAACTCATCACCAACACCGACGCGCCGGAGCACACCCGGCTGCGCCGCTCGGTCAACGCGCCGTTCCTGGTGAAGCGGATCGAGGCCATGCGCCCGGCCGTACAGAAGATCGTCGACGACCTGATCGACGACATGCTGGCCGGCCCCAACCCGGCCGACCTGCTCACGGCCCTGGCCCTGCCGGTGCCCTCGCTGGTCATCGCCGACCTGCTCGGAGTGCCGTACAAGGACCACGAGTTCTTCCAGGAGAACAGCAACCGGGCCCTCGACAGCGCCCTGACGGCGGAGGAGGCGTCCGCGGCGGGCCGCAACCTGGGCGGGTACCTGGACGCCCTGTTCCGGGAGAAGCTCGTCGAGCCGGGTGACGACGTGCTGTCGGAGATGGCCGGCCGGGTCAAGAACGGCGAGATGGCCCACGAAGAGGCCGTCAACATGGGCGTGGCCATGCTGATCGCCGGGCACGAGACCACCGCGACGATGATCAGCCTCGGCACGCTCGCCCTGTTCGAACACCCCGACCAGCTGGCCGTGCTGCGCGAGACCGACGACCCGAAGGTGCTCAACGGCGCCGTCGACGAGCTGCTGCGTTACCTCTCCATCGTCCACTCGGGGCTGCGCCGGGTCGCCAAGGACGACATCGAGATCGGTGGGCAGGTCATCCGCAAGGGCGACGGGCTCCTGTTCGACCTCCAGACCGCCAACTGGGACCCGAACGCCTTCCCCGAGGCCGAGCGCCTGGACCTGAGCCGGCCCGCCCGTCAGCACAACGCGTTCGGCTACGGCCCCCACCAGTGCCTCGGCCAGAACCTGGCCCGCCTCGAACTCCAGGTCGTCTACGGCACGCTCTACCGCCGCGTCCCCACCCTCCGCCCGGCCGCCCCGATCGAGCAGCTGGCTTTCAACCACACGGGGACGACGTACGGCGTGAAGTGCCTGCCCGTCGCCTGGTGACACCCCCCCCACGAGTACGCGAGAGTCAAGGAGCAACCCATGCGTGTGGAACTCGACGAACCGAAGTGCGTGGCCTCCGGCCAGTGCGTGATGGCCTCGCCCGAGGTGTTCGACCAACGGGACGACGACGGCGTCGCGATCCTGCTGGAGGAGCACCCCGCCGACGACCTCATGGACGGTGTGCAGGAGGCCATCGCGATCTGCCCCGCCGCCGCGATCCGACTGGTGGACCAGTGAGGCGGATCCTCGTCGTGGGTGCCTCCGCCGCCGGACTGGCGGCGGCGGAGACGCTGCGCCGCGAGGGCTACGACGGCACGCTCACCCTCGTCGGCGACGAACCCCACGCCCCGTACGACCGGCCCCCGCTGTCCAAGCAGCTCCTCGCGGCGGAGTGGGACACCGACCGGCTCACCCTGCGCACCCCGGCCCATCTCGACGGACTCGACCTGGACCTGCGTCTCGGGGCCGCCGCCACCGGCCTCGACCTCAGGGAACGCGAAGTACGGCTGGCCGACGGCTCTTCGGTGCCGTACGACGGACTGGTCATCGCCACCGGCGTGCGGCCGCGGCGGCTGCCCGGTGAGGGCGCGCATGTGCTGCGCACCCTGGACGACGCGCTGACGCTGCGGGAACGCCTGACACCGGGGACGCGGCTGGTCGTGGTCGGCGCCGGGTTCCTCGGCGCGGAGGCCGCCGCCGTCGCCTGGCGGCTGGGCGCGAAGGTCACCCTCCTCGAACCGGCGCCGGTACCGCTGGCGCACGCGGTCGGCGGGGAGGTCGGCGCGGTGTTGTCCCGGGCCCACCTCGACCACGGGGTGGACCTGCGGACCGGTGTCACCGTCACCGAGGTGGCCGAGGACGGGGTACGGCTCGCGGACGGTGAGACGATCGAGGCCGACGAGGTGCTGGTCGCCATCGGCTCGCTGCCCAACACCGAGTGGCTGGCGGACAGCGGCCTGGGCGTCGGCGACGGCGTGCTGTGCGACGCGTACTGCGAGGCCGCGAGGAACGTGTACGCGGCCGGTGACGTCGCCCGCTGGTACAACCCGCTGTTCGGTACCTCGATGCGCATCGAGCACCGGACGAACGCGGCCGAGCAGGGCATGGCGACCGCCCGCAACCTGCTCGGGAGCCAGGCGCGCAAGCCGTTCGCGCCGGTGCCGTACTTCTGGTCCGACCAGTACGACATGAAGGTCCAGGCCTACGGCCATCTGCGCGGCCACGACGAGGTGTCGGTCGTCGACGGGGACCTCGCCGAACGCCGCTTCGTGGCCGTCTACCGCACCGGCGACCGGGTCACCGGCGCCCTCGCGGTCGGTATGCCGCCCAAGGCGATCCGGCAGTGGCGGCAGGCCATCGCGTCCGGCAC from the Streptomyces sp. NBC_00310 genome contains:
- a CDS encoding ferredoxin — protein: MRVELDEPKCVASGQCVMASPEVFDQRDDDGVAILLEEHPADDLMDGVQEAIAICPAAAIRLVDQ
- a CDS encoding response regulator transcription factor → MYGSASENPSLPRGAGQHVLIVVDDPDVAELLSTTLELAGYRIHAAESGTEAVARLTEQRFDLVVLDLALPDLEGLGRERRPVAHRPPVLFLTQYDSLGKLLPEVGLGEQDYVTKPFRIAEVLARAQVLLRGRKPVRRDSELSYDDLVLDDPACQALRAGRPLNLTPAEYRLLRYLLVNAHKVLSKEQIGRYVWGDFHGDNAIEQLVSRLRRKVDREGPPLIHTRRGFGYWLGGSGGQE
- a CDS encoding NAD(P)/FAD-dependent oxidoreductase; its protein translation is MRRILVVGASAAGLAAAETLRREGYDGTLTLVGDEPHAPYDRPPLSKQLLAAEWDTDRLTLRTPAHLDGLDLDLRLGAAATGLDLREREVRLADGSSVPYDGLVIATGVRPRRLPGEGAHVLRTLDDALTLRERLTPGTRLVVVGAGFLGAEAAAVAWRLGAKVTLLEPAPVPLAHAVGGEVGAVLSRAHLDHGVDLRTGVTVTEVAEDGVRLADGETIEADEVLVAIGSLPNTEWLADSGLGVGDGVLCDAYCEAARNVYAAGDVARWYNPLFGTSMRIEHRTNAAEQGMATARNLLGSQARKPFAPVPYFWSDQYDMKVQAYGHLRGHDEVSVVDGDLAERRFVAVYRTGDRVTGALAVGMPPKAIRQWRQAIASGTGWRETFPSERPAAEGEVDHGGTVARPVA
- a CDS encoding cytochrome P450; translation: MADTLTDAASDTSGQLPEYPMPRATGCPLAPPPAAAELRGDQPITKVRIWNGSTPWLITRHADQRTLLTDPRVSNDDHEPDFPHVNAHRAAIAPHTPKLITNTDAPEHTRLRRSVNAPFLVKRIEAMRPAVQKIVDDLIDDMLAGPNPADLLTALALPVPSLVIADLLGVPYKDHEFFQENSNRALDSALTAEEASAAGRNLGGYLDALFREKLVEPGDDVLSEMAGRVKNGEMAHEEAVNMGVAMLIAGHETTATMISLGTLALFEHPDQLAVLRETDDPKVLNGAVDELLRYLSIVHSGLRRVAKDDIEIGGQVIRKGDGLLFDLQTANWDPNAFPEAERLDLSRPARQHNAFGYGPHQCLGQNLARLELQVVYGTLYRRVPTLRPAAPIEQLAFNHTGTTYGVKCLPVAW